A window of the Streptomyces griseochromogenes genome harbors these coding sequences:
- a CDS encoding TetR/AcrR family transcriptional regulator has protein sequence MEANEPGGRSARKHQAIMEAATAVFMAKGYAGTSMDDIAKLAAVSKQTVYKHFADKGKLFAEIVLATTDRIEAMIDLVADIPADANSLEENLLRLARQFLTTLTQPQVLQLRRLIIANADTFPDLGAAWYEQGFERVLATLADTFQRLADQGLLRIDDPLLAANHFSGLLLWIPVNKAMFHGSPQHTQPQLDHYADAGVRTFLAAYR, from the coding sequence ATGGAAGCGAACGAACCCGGCGGACGCTCGGCCCGCAAGCACCAGGCGATCATGGAGGCCGCGACAGCGGTGTTCATGGCTAAGGGCTACGCCGGCACGAGCATGGACGACATCGCCAAGCTGGCCGCCGTGTCTAAACAGACGGTGTACAAGCACTTCGCCGACAAGGGGAAGCTGTTCGCCGAGATCGTCCTGGCCACCACCGACCGGATCGAGGCCATGATCGACCTGGTGGCCGACATCCCCGCCGACGCCAACTCACTGGAGGAGAACCTGCTCCGGCTGGCCCGCCAGTTCCTGACCACCCTCACCCAGCCCCAGGTGCTCCAGCTGCGGCGCCTCATCATCGCCAACGCCGACACCTTCCCCGACCTGGGCGCCGCCTGGTATGAACAGGGCTTCGAGCGGGTACTGGCCACCCTGGCCGACACCTTCCAACGCCTAGCCGACCAGGGCCTACTGCGGATCGACGACCCCCTCCTGGCCGCCAACCACTTCTCCGGCCTGCTGCTCTGGATCCCCGTGAACAAGGCCATGTTCCATGGCAGCCCACAGCACACCCAGCCCCAACTCGACCACTACGCCGACGCGGGCGTGCGGACATTCCTCGCCGCCTACCGCTAA
- a CDS encoding tyrosine-type recombinase/integrase translates to MAARTLARGMGTFFKHCEHPESRWSKCPHEYKIRYRNAAGKQTEEAGFETQDRAIARLTEIYNEKKAAPRSQAKAERIQKYGTMLFEEYTEEWKVGQRHLAVSSVRHLDSLLEHHLYPALGSRRMNSFDHKVVDGFIRTMERARTGVATQANAFDKLRAILLDAQRLGIFTDNPLAGVKPPQYDPARAVIPSLEQLRAIRTAGDDAFMLIVDLMSGCGMRNGEAAAVNLNNIVADDVYRITEQVVLSTRQYGPLKHRKVGEYRDVPLPARIRETVEWYAGKYGTVDGYLLRQQNDTRRPYPHWRMDNQWRRIRASGKVDIPEGMVLYGNRHFYASNCLSNGIPITDVAEWMGHKSVDVTFKIYRHLLPGSIGKAAQVLDMALAA, encoded by the coding sequence ATGGCAGCACGCACGCTCGCACGCGGTATGGGCACCTTCTTCAAGCACTGCGAACACCCTGAGTCCCGTTGGTCGAAGTGCCCGCACGAGTACAAGATCCGGTACCGCAACGCGGCGGGCAAGCAGACCGAGGAGGCCGGTTTCGAGACGCAGGACAGGGCGATCGCTCGTTTGACGGAGATCTACAACGAGAAGAAGGCGGCGCCGCGGTCTCAGGCGAAGGCGGAGCGCATTCAGAAGTACGGGACGATGCTGTTCGAGGAGTACACCGAGGAATGGAAGGTTGGCCAACGGCACCTGGCCGTCTCGTCGGTACGACACCTCGACTCGCTCCTGGAGCATCACCTCTACCCGGCGCTCGGCAGTAGGCGGATGAACTCCTTCGACCACAAGGTGGTCGACGGCTTCATACGCACCATGGAACGCGCGCGAACGGGAGTGGCCACTCAAGCGAATGCCTTCGACAAGCTGCGCGCGATCCTCCTCGATGCGCAGCGGCTCGGCATCTTCACCGACAACCCGCTGGCAGGCGTTAAACCGCCGCAGTACGACCCGGCACGGGCCGTGATCCCGTCCCTCGAACAGCTCCGCGCGATACGTACCGCAGGCGACGACGCCTTCATGCTGATCGTCGACCTGATGAGCGGCTGCGGCATGCGGAACGGAGAGGCCGCGGCGGTGAACCTCAACAACATTGTGGCCGACGACGTGTATCGGATCACCGAGCAGGTCGTCCTGTCGACGCGGCAGTACGGGCCGCTCAAGCACAGGAAGGTGGGGGAGTACCGCGATGTGCCCCTACCGGCTCGGATCAGGGAGACGGTCGAGTGGTACGCCGGGAAGTACGGCACGGTCGACGGCTACCTGCTGCGCCAGCAGAACGATACCCGCAGGCCGTATCCGCATTGGAGGATGGACAACCAGTGGCGGCGGATCAGGGCGTCGGGCAAGGTGGACATCCCGGAAGGGATGGTTCTTTATGGGAACCGCCACTTCTACGCGTCGAACTGCCTGAGCAACGGCATCCCGATCACGGACGTCGCCGAGTGGATGGGGCACAAGAGTGTCGACGTCACGTTCAAGATCTACCGGCACCTCCTGCCGGGATCGATCGGCAAGGCGGCGCAGGTGCTGGACATGGCCCTCGCGGCCTGA
- a CDS encoding DUF4287 domain-containing protein, with protein sequence MTALVKGPASYFPSIEKKYGRPIEQWKDLIRTSPLTKHMELVAWLKSEHGLGHGHANALVAHTLAERSED encoded by the coding sequence ATGACCGCACTGGTGAAAGGCCCCGCCAGCTACTTCCCGTCGATCGAGAAGAAGTACGGCCGCCCGATCGAGCAGTGGAAGGACCTGATTCGCACCTCGCCCCTGACCAAGCACATGGAACTCGTCGCATGGCTCAAATCCGAGCACGGCCTCGGCCACGGGCACGCCAACGCCCTTGTTGCCCACACCCTCGCCGAACGCAGCGAAGACTGA
- a CDS encoding alpha-amylase family glycosyl hydrolase, whose product MGATALSHGTAFRVWAPNAEAVGIAGSFDGWAVVHPMTAENGGYWSIQLAVARPGDEYKYLVTPAQGAAKWKIDPYARRLTSSAGNAVIDTTEFSHFDWSADPWHCPGWDELVIYELHVGTFSRGSGRAPGRLCNVVERLDELAELGVTAIELMPVTEYAGESSWGYNPVSTFAVSADYGSPSELKALVRAAHAHGLAVLVDVVYNHLGPDDLDDGLRRFDGWYENDGDGIYFYNDLRRESGWGPRPDYGRVEVRRYLCESALFWLEEYRMDGLRWDATSRIRNVDDDDPAEIPDGWTLMRWVNDEIDARQPWKISIAEDLQDDPAITTATPTGAGFDSQWDAGFAHVLRLALTAAQDGERSMAQVRTAIEHRLGGNALARVIYTESHDTAAEAHGRLPEAIWPGNAQSWYAKKRTTLGAATLLTAPGIPMLFQGQEFLEDRTFDDRTPLDWDKRGRHRGIVQLYTDLIALRRNRDHTTAGLRGNQVDVYHCNDADKVIAFHRYARGGPRDSTIVVLNFGNRRYNGYRVGLPRAGDWYVRFNSDWAGYDPEFDNSPSLDTRAEGIAQDGQPWSGAIGVGPYSAVTLSQDA is encoded by the coding sequence ATGGGTGCCACCGCCCTCTCGCACGGCACCGCATTCCGGGTTTGGGCTCCGAACGCCGAGGCTGTGGGCATCGCCGGATCGTTCGACGGCTGGGCCGTGGTGCATCCGATGACCGCCGAGAACGGCGGCTACTGGTCCATACAGCTGGCGGTAGCTCGGCCGGGCGACGAGTACAAGTACCTCGTCACCCCCGCCCAAGGCGCCGCGAAGTGGAAGATCGACCCGTACGCGCGCAGGCTAACCAGCTCAGCCGGCAACGCCGTGATCGATACCACGGAGTTCTCGCACTTCGACTGGAGCGCAGACCCCTGGCACTGCCCGGGCTGGGACGAGCTCGTCATCTACGAACTACACGTCGGCACCTTCAGCCGCGGCTCCGGACGCGCGCCCGGGCGGCTGTGCAACGTGGTCGAGCGACTGGACGAGTTGGCAGAACTCGGGGTGACAGCAATCGAACTCATGCCGGTCACCGAGTATGCCGGCGAGTCCTCCTGGGGCTACAACCCGGTGTCTACATTTGCGGTATCAGCCGACTACGGCTCCCCAAGTGAGCTGAAGGCCCTGGTCAGGGCGGCCCACGCGCACGGCCTGGCCGTGCTGGTCGATGTCGTCTACAACCACCTCGGACCGGACGACCTCGACGACGGGCTGCGTCGCTTCGACGGCTGGTACGAGAACGACGGCGACGGCATCTACTTCTACAACGACCTGCGCCGCGAGTCAGGCTGGGGTCCGCGCCCCGACTACGGCCGAGTCGAAGTCCGCCGGTATCTGTGCGAAAGCGCGCTGTTCTGGCTAGAGGAGTACCGCATGGATGGCCTGCGCTGGGACGCCACCTCGCGCATCCGAAACGTCGACGACGACGACCCCGCCGAGATTCCCGACGGGTGGACTCTGATGCGGTGGGTCAACGACGAGATCGACGCCCGCCAGCCATGGAAGATCAGCATCGCGGAGGACCTCCAGGACGATCCCGCCATCACTACCGCCACCCCAACGGGTGCCGGCTTCGACTCCCAGTGGGACGCCGGGTTCGCCCACGTGCTCCGCCTGGCACTCACCGCCGCGCAGGACGGCGAACGCAGCATGGCCCAAGTGCGCACCGCGATCGAGCACCGGCTCGGCGGCAACGCGCTGGCTCGGGTCATCTACACCGAGTCCCACGACACCGCGGCCGAGGCTCATGGACGCCTGCCCGAGGCGATCTGGCCGGGAAACGCCCAGAGTTGGTACGCCAAGAAGCGCACCACACTCGGCGCCGCGACATTGCTGACTGCACCCGGGATACCGATGCTCTTCCAAGGACAGGAGTTCCTGGAAGACCGGACATTCGACGACCGCACCCCGCTCGACTGGGACAAGCGCGGGCGCCACCGCGGCATCGTCCAGCTCTACACGGACCTCATCGCACTCCGGCGCAACCGCGACCACACCACCGCCGGCCTGCGAGGCAACCAAGTCGACGTGTACCACTGCAACGACGCCGACAAGGTCATCGCCTTTCACCGATACGCGCGGGGCGGCCCACGCGACAGCACCATCGTCGTCCTCAACTTCGGCAATCGTCGCTATAACGGCTATCGCGTCGGGCTACCACGTGCAGGAGACTGGTACGTCCGGTTCAACAGCGATTGGGCAGGCTACGACCCAGAGTTCGACAACTCACCCAGCCTCGACACCCGTGCAGAGGGAATCGCGCAGG
- a CDS encoding class I SAM-dependent methyltransferase, producing MTAEENRPAHRDPYALALRTGGGPVYLRLTDGRWTWLPVHRWYAQPTRADETLLERCVGPVLDVGCGPGRLCRALLHQSIFAVGIDVAPRAVARTIALGGTALCRSVFAPLPGEGAWQTLLLADGNIGIGGDPRALLRRCTQLIAPTGVLLVEVEQIDVAERCTAWVEDTHGHRGPPFPWARLGASALRRIAPELGLGVTDEWRSDHRSFLALSPQCTARGRPS from the coding sequence GTGACGGCCGAGGAGAACCGGCCCGCACACCGGGACCCCTACGCACTGGCCCTGCGGACCGGCGGCGGGCCGGTGTACCTACGGCTGACGGACGGACGATGGACCTGGTTGCCGGTGCACCGCTGGTACGCACAGCCCACCAGGGCCGACGAAACCCTGCTGGAGCGCTGCGTCGGCCCCGTTCTGGACGTCGGCTGCGGACCGGGCCGGCTGTGCAGGGCACTCCTGCACCAGAGCATCTTCGCCGTCGGTATCGACGTTGCCCCGCGGGCGGTCGCCCGCACCATCGCTCTCGGTGGGACGGCACTGTGCCGGTCGGTGTTCGCCCCCCTTCCTGGTGAGGGAGCCTGGCAAACCCTCCTGCTGGCCGACGGGAACATCGGTATCGGCGGCGACCCCCGGGCCCTGCTCCGACGGTGTACACAGCTCATCGCACCGACGGGTGTCCTGCTCGTCGAGGTCGAGCAGATCGACGTGGCAGAGCGCTGTACCGCATGGGTGGAAGACACCCATGGCCATCGGGGTCCACCGTTTCCCTGGGCACGTCTGGGCGCTTCGGCGCTCCGCCGCATCGCGCCAGAACTCGGCCTCGGCGTAACCGACGAGTGGCGGAGCGATCACCGGAGCTTCCTTGCGCTCAGCCCTCAGTGCACTGCCCGGGGGCGTCCCAGCTGA
- a CDS encoding molybdopterin-dependent oxidoreductase: MFGLVLLIGIPVLFITGLLSYASYNPDLSPLNDETPDKGVLGFYLFSWPTHPYWLYRLLQGMHVTLGVVLVPVLLAKLWSVIPKLFEWQPVRSIAHGLERLSLLMLVGGVIFEFVTGILNIQLYYVFPGSFYRLHFYGAWVFIAAFVVHVCLRLGRMTQALRSRSLGAELRTDLAHTMPEPPDPDDLVAASPAPPTMTRRGAVGMVGAGSLLLLVVTAGQSIGGWLRGTALLAPHNRDPDSGPNSFQINKTAAKVGVTPALVGPTWRLEVHGRGAPRVFTRDQLLAMPQHTAALPIACVEGWSTEDQHWSGLRLADLAALAGLPDARSVLVQSIQPPGPFTRVVLRGNQIHDPRALLALRVNGADLSLDHGYPARIIVPANPGVNNTKWVHRLTFRA; the protein is encoded by the coding sequence GTGTTCGGACTGGTTCTCCTGATCGGCATTCCGGTTCTGTTCATCACCGGACTGCTCTCCTACGCTTCCTACAACCCCGACCTGAGCCCCCTCAACGACGAGACCCCCGACAAGGGCGTCCTCGGCTTCTACCTCTTCAGCTGGCCCACGCATCCGTACTGGTTGTACCGGCTGCTCCAGGGCATGCACGTGACGCTGGGGGTCGTGCTGGTTCCGGTGCTGCTGGCCAAGCTGTGGTCGGTGATCCCGAAGCTGTTCGAATGGCAGCCCGTACGCTCCATCGCCCACGGCCTGGAGCGGCTGTCCCTGCTGATGCTGGTCGGCGGCGTCATCTTCGAATTCGTCACCGGCATCTTGAACATCCAGCTCTACTACGTCTTCCCGGGCTCGTTCTACCGCCTGCACTTCTACGGCGCCTGGGTGTTCATCGCCGCCTTCGTCGTCCACGTGTGCCTCAGACTCGGCCGGATGACCCAGGCCCTGCGCTCACGCAGCCTGGGCGCCGAACTGCGCACCGACCTCGCCCACACCATGCCCGAACCCCCCGATCCCGACGACCTGGTGGCCGCCTCTCCCGCCCCGCCCACGATGACCCGCCGCGGCGCGGTCGGCATGGTGGGAGCCGGATCGCTGCTCCTCCTCGTCGTGACCGCCGGACAGAGCATCGGCGGATGGCTGCGCGGCACCGCGCTCCTCGCGCCGCACAACCGCGATCCGGACAGCGGGCCGAACAGCTTCCAGATCAACAAGACGGCGGCGAAAGTGGGCGTCACCCCCGCGCTCGTCGGACCCACCTGGCGGCTGGAGGTGCACGGACGCGGAGCGCCACGGGTCTTCACCCGCGATCAGCTCCTGGCGATGCCCCAGCACACCGCCGCACTGCCGATCGCCTGCGTGGAGGGATGGTCCACCGAAGACCAGCACTGGAGCGGTCTACGGCTGGCCGACCTCGCCGCGCTGGCCGGACTGCCCGACGCCAGAAGCGTTCTGGTCCAGTCCATCCAGCCCCCCGGCCCCTTCACCCGGGTGGTGCTGCGGGGCAACCAGATCCACGACCCCCGAGCGCTGCTCGCACTCCGCGTCAACGGTGCGGACCTCTCGCTCGACCACGGCTACCCGGCCCGCATCATCGTCCCGGCCAACCCCGGCGTGAACAACACCAAGTGGGTCCACCGGCTCACCTTCAGGGCGTGA
- a CDS encoding GtrA family protein, with protein sequence MRRPGARHSASDRPGHATLTRQAGWFAVIGVASTAGQALLYWGLRHWSPPLVANLASLGVVTVLNTEANRRLTFRGSPVRAVQAHLAAGVLFVLAYLVTSGAVLLFRHYRPTASPARETLVLVPSFALVTVVRFTLLRLVVVGGHPR encoded by the coding sequence GTGCGACGCCCCGGCGCACGGCACAGCGCCTCCGACCGGCCCGGCCACGCCACCCTGACCAGACAGGCCGGCTGGTTCGCCGTGATCGGCGTCGCCTCCACAGCGGGTCAGGCCCTGCTGTACTGGGGGCTGCGCCACTGGTCGCCTCCTCTCGTGGCCAATCTCGCCTCGCTCGGCGTCGTCACCGTCCTCAACACCGAGGCGAACCGGCGGCTGACCTTCCGCGGCTCTCCGGTCCGTGCCGTCCAGGCACACCTGGCGGCAGGCGTCTTGTTCGTCCTCGCGTACCTGGTCACATCCGGAGCAGTCCTGCTCTTCCGCCACTACCGGCCCACCGCCTCACCTGCACGCGAGACCCTGGTGCTGGTACCCAGCTTCGCCCTGGTGACTGTGGTGCGCTTTACCCTGCTGAGACTGGTCGTCGTCGGAGGCCACCCCCGCTGA
- a CDS encoding DUF998 domain-containing protein produces the protein MTQAIRAPFTGGAASTPLATRALLACGAAAGPLFLGVGVVEGLTRTGFDFTRNAISQLSLGPLGWIQVANFLVTGTLVTAGAVGLRRAIGRTAGGAWAPRLVGVFGASFLLAGVFTADPGAGFPAGTPDGPTTLSGHGTVHMLSGTIGYLALCAAFFALARHFAAQGRRGWALGYRLLPLGIITGFAASATMVAAFTAAAGLGLLALTTAIAQLADLTPATRR, from the coding sequence ATGACGCAGGCGATCCGCGCACCGTTCACCGGAGGCGCTGCCTCTACTCCGCTCGCCACCCGCGCCCTGCTGGCCTGCGGCGCCGCAGCGGGTCCGCTGTTCCTGGGGGTGGGGGTGGTCGAGGGCCTCACCCGCACCGGCTTCGACTTCACCCGAAACGCCATCAGCCAGCTCAGCCTCGGCCCGCTCGGCTGGATCCAGGTCGCCAACTTCCTGGTCACCGGCACGCTGGTCACCGCCGGAGCGGTGGGACTGCGGCGGGCGATCGGCCGCACCGCCGGCGGCGCCTGGGCGCCGCGTCTGGTCGGCGTGTTCGGCGCCTCCTTCCTGCTCGCCGGCGTGTTCACAGCGGACCCCGGCGCGGGTTTCCCGGCCGGTACGCCGGACGGTCCCACCACGCTGAGCGGCCACGGAACGGTCCACATGCTCAGCGGCACCATCGGCTACCTCGCGCTGTGCGCCGCGTTCTTCGCACTGGCGCGGCACTTCGCCGCCCAGGGCCGACGCGGCTGGGCCCTTGGCTACCGCCTCCTGCCGCTGGGGATCATCACCGGGTTCGCCGCCTCCGCCACCATGGTCGCGGCCTTCACCGCCGCAGCCGGCCTGGGCCTGCTCGCGCTCACCACGGCCATCGCCCAGCTGGCCGACCTCACTCCGGCCACTCGGCGGTAG
- a CDS encoding IS5 family transposase: MPVLPAWLTEPLWSQFAALLPQRPQFDPAHPLGCHRLRINDRIVFDKLLQVLRFGCSYEAIADSTCSATTIRNRRDEWMQLGLFTKLKQIALNAYDRIVGLALDQIAIDGAITKAPGGGEVAGRSPVDRGKQGMKRSSMTDGYGIPLGRVLVGANRHDSPLLAPTLDLLPELGPLPDKITVHLDAGYDSASSHVLLDERGLRGRIARKGTKAPVQATQRWHVERTHVWQNAFHRLARCYERRLSAIEAFFDLADTIITVRSLIRRAWTTHRWDTRPRRQP, from the coding sequence GTGCCTGTGCTGCCAGCCTGGCTGACCGAACCGCTCTGGAGCCAGTTCGCCGCCTTGTTGCCGCAGCGGCCCCAGTTCGATCCGGCCCATCCGTTGGGCTGCCACCGACTCCGGATCAACGACCGGATCGTCTTCGACAAGTTGTTACAAGTCCTTCGGTTCGGCTGCTCGTACGAGGCGATCGCGGACTCCACCTGCTCGGCCACCACGATTCGCAACCGCCGCGACGAGTGGATGCAACTCGGGCTGTTCACCAAGCTGAAGCAGATCGCGCTGAACGCCTACGACCGGATCGTCGGTCTCGCCCTCGACCAGATCGCCATCGACGGTGCCATCACCAAGGCACCCGGCGGAGGTGAAGTGGCCGGACGCTCACCGGTCGACCGGGGCAAGCAGGGCATGAAGCGATCGAGCATGACCGACGGCTATGGCATCCCGCTCGGCCGCGTCCTGGTTGGCGCCAACCGCCACGACTCACCACTCCTGGCCCCGACCCTCGACTTGCTGCCCGAACTCGGTCCACTGCCCGACAAGATCACCGTGCACCTCGATGCGGGATATGACTCGGCCAGTTCACACGTTCTGCTCGACGAGCGGGGCCTGCGTGGCCGGATCGCTCGCAAGGGGACCAAGGCGCCGGTCCAGGCCACTCAGCGATGGCACGTCGAGCGCACCCACGTCTGGCAGAACGCCTTCCATCGGCTCGCGCGGTGCTATGAACGGCGGCTCAGCGCCATCGAAGCGTTCTTCGATCTCGCCGACACGATCATCACTGTCCGTAGCTTGATCCGCCGTGCCTGGACCACCCACCGCTGGGATACACGCCCTCGTCGCCAACCATGA